One Chloroflexota bacterium DNA segment encodes these proteins:
- a CDS encoding SDR family NAD(P)-dependent oxidoreductase — protein sequence MDLGLNDRVALVTGGSRGIGRAIAHGLAAEGCDVAIVARGGDDLRRTAAEISALGVRAHSLSLDMRDAAAPAQAVGRTVAELGGISVLVNNVGGSMGDSDFATGTDDQWSATFDVNLSAAVRASRAAVPLMKAAGWGRIVHITSVYGREGGGPPAYNAAKSAMNSLATSMARELAPFGITVNAVAPGSIVFPGGGWERRQRRDPEGIAAFVERDMPMGRFGRPEEVAAVVAFLASEQASLVTGACINVDGGQSRSNI from the coding sequence ATGGACCTTGGCCTTAATGACCGCGTCGCGCTCGTCACCGGTGGGAGCCGCGGCATTGGCCGGGCGATCGCTCACGGGCTCGCGGCCGAAGGCTGCGACGTGGCCATCGTCGCGCGCGGCGGGGATGACCTGCGCCGCACGGCTGCCGAGATCTCGGCGCTTGGGGTTCGCGCACACTCGCTCTCGCTGGACATGCGCGACGCCGCGGCGCCGGCGCAGGCCGTCGGGCGCACGGTGGCCGAGCTCGGCGGCATCAGCGTATTGGTCAACAACGTCGGCGGCTCGATGGGCGACAGCGACTTTGCGACGGGCACCGACGACCAGTGGTCCGCGACGTTCGACGTCAACCTGAGCGCCGCCGTTCGAGCCAGTCGCGCGGCGGTGCCGCTCATGAAGGCTGCCGGCTGGGGCCGCATCGTGCACATCACGTCCGTCTACGGGCGCGAGGGTGGCGGCCCTCCCGCCTACAACGCCGCGAAGTCGGCGATGAACAGCCTGGCGACGTCGATGGCGCGCGAGTTGGCGCCATTCGGCATCACGGTCAATGCCGTGGCGCCGGGATCGATCGTGTTTCCGGGCGGCGGCTGGGAGCGGCGCCAGCGCCGCGATCCGGAGGGAATCGCGGCGTTCGTCGAGCGCGACATGCCCATGGGACGATTTGGCCGTCCCGAGGAAGTGGCCGCGGTGGTGGCGTTCCTCGCCTCGGAACAGGCCAGTCTCGTCACCGGCGCCTGCATCAACGTAGACGGCGGGCAGTCCCGCTCGAATATCTAG
- a CDS encoding aldo/keto reductase, translated as MEYVNMGRSGLKVSRIALGCGFRGMTDQDLMERIIRHAIDKGVNFIDCANTYVGGIGEQVLGRVLPGQRDELVITTKVTSIVGEGPNDIGSSRYHILREIDRSLRRLQTDHVDIYIVHWRDQTTPLEETVRAMTDVVASGKTRYWGVSSYQAWEACQALWMADRAVAPGFITTQNQYSLLCRDPEQELFPFCREFGIGVMAFSPLAVGVLSGDLQRAQPAPAGTLWERQPPYEMESVLTDRAQRVIDALREIGAAHGRHPTAVAIRWVISRPEVATAIAGPDTTEQLDAYLDAAAWELTAEEVARLDEASDPAG; from the coding sequence ATGGAGTACGTGAACATGGGCCGTTCGGGGCTCAAGGTGTCCCGGATCGCGCTGGGATGCGGATTCCGCGGCATGACGGACCAGGACCTGATGGAGCGCATCATCCGGCACGCGATCGACAAAGGCGTCAACTTCATTGACTGCGCCAACACCTACGTGGGCGGAATCGGCGAGCAGGTCCTCGGGCGTGTGCTGCCGGGACAGCGCGACGAGCTGGTCATCACCACCAAGGTGACGTCGATCGTGGGAGAAGGGCCGAACGACATCGGCAGCTCGCGGTACCACATCTTGCGTGAGATCGACCGCAGCCTGCGCCGGCTCCAGACCGACCACGTGGACATCTACATCGTCCACTGGCGGGATCAAACCACGCCCCTAGAGGAGACGGTGCGAGCCATGACGGATGTCGTGGCCAGCGGCAAGACCCGCTATTGGGGCGTCTCCAGCTATCAGGCATGGGAGGCGTGCCAGGCGCTCTGGATGGCCGATCGGGCGGTCGCGCCCGGCTTCATCACCACGCAAAACCAGTACAGCCTGCTGTGTCGTGATCCCGAGCAAGAGCTGTTCCCGTTCTGCAGGGAGTTCGGCATCGGGGTGATGGCCTTCTCGCCGCTGGCCGTGGGCGTGCTCAGTGGCGACCTGCAACGGGCGCAGCCGGCCCCTGCGGGCACGCTGTGGGAGCGACAACCGCCATACGAGATGGAATCAGTTCTCACCGACCGGGCGCAGCGGGTCATCGACGCACTGCGCGAGATTGGCGCCGCCCACGGTCGCCACCCAACCGCGGTGGCCATTCGTTGGGTGATCTCGCGTCCCGAGGTGGCGACGGCCATCGCCGGACCGGACACCACCGAGCAGCTCGACGCATACCTCGACGCCGCCGCCTGGGAACTGACGGCGGAGGAGGTCGCGCGGCTCGATGAGGCGTCGGACCCCGCGGGCTAG
- a CDS encoding dihydrodipicolinate synthase family protein, with protein sequence MTTFQSRIHGVIPALLTPLHADFTADEAALRRLIRRVVDAGCHGIVVLGTTGEFASIDDADREVVIRAAVDEVTGDVPVIVACGQPNVRRTHEQLRAAGDFGADGVLVNPPFYFEMTQDELVGYFDGVVRESPVPVLLYNIPRMTGVPADPATLPRLRDVGVQGTKDSSGSVSNVMSYLAATRGGPEFRVIVGGDVTFLHALISGAAATTGMTPNVAPQLNLEIYEAWRVGDLEAAAAAQNRTNEFLEIFQSRPGFGHAVAKGLLSRVGVMERWVAPPKTSLDDAQIAAAFESLKSYLPEFAPTAVPA encoded by the coding sequence ATGACGACGTTTCAGTCCCGTATTCACGGGGTGATTCCGGCGCTGCTGACGCCGCTCCACGCCGACTTCACCGCGGACGAGGCCGCGCTGCGGCGCCTGATCCGGCGCGTCGTCGATGCCGGCTGCCACGGGATCGTGGTGCTGGGGACGACCGGCGAGTTTGCCTCCATCGACGACGCGGATCGCGAGGTGGTCATTCGAGCGGCCGTTGACGAGGTCACTGGCGACGTCCCGGTCATCGTGGCGTGCGGCCAGCCAAACGTGAGACGGACCCATGAGCAGCTTCGCGCGGCCGGCGACTTTGGCGCCGACGGCGTGCTCGTCAATCCGCCGTTCTACTTTGAAATGACGCAGGACGAGCTGGTGGGCTATTTCGACGGCGTCGTGCGCGAGTCCCCCGTTCCCGTGCTGCTCTACAACATCCCGCGCATGACCGGTGTGCCGGCCGATCCGGCAACGCTGCCCCGGCTGCGCGACGTCGGCGTGCAGGGCACCAAGGACAGCTCGGGCTCCGTATCGAATGTAATGAGCTATCTGGCCGCCACCCGCGGTGGTCCCGAATTCCGAGTGATCGTGGGCGGTGACGTGACGTTCCTGCACGCCCTCATTTCCGGCGCGGCGGCCACCACCGGCATGACGCCAAACGTTGCGCCGCAGCTGAACCTGGAAATCTACGAGGCCTGGCGCGTCGGCGACCTCGAGGCTGCGGCGGCCGCACAGAACCGCACCAACGAATTCCTGGAGATCTTTCAGTCCCGGCCGGGGTTCGGCCACGCCGTTGCCAAGGGACTGCTGAGCCGCGTCGGCGTCATGGAGCGGTGGGTGGCGCCGCCGAAGACTTCACTCGACGACGCCCAAATCGCCGCAGCCTTTGAATCGCTCAAGTCCTATTTGCCCGAGTTCGCGCCGACCGCCGTCCCGGCGTAG
- a CDS encoding type II toxin-antitoxin system death-on-curing family toxin: protein MTSNFPTVEEVVAIHDIAVDEFGGSLGLRDAGALESAIMRPQLGYYDGVLDEAAALLESLAMNHPFVDGNKRTAFFATDTFLRKNGRFIDCDNDEAYAFIMQLFATNSFRFAQLREWLEEKVRPFREP, encoded by the coding sequence GTGACCAGTAACTTTCCGACGGTCGAGGAAGTCGTGGCGATCCATGACATTGCCGTCGACGAATTCGGCGGCTCCTTGGGGCTTCGTGATGCGGGCGCCTTGGAGTCCGCCATCATGCGCCCGCAGCTGGGCTACTACGACGGAGTCCTCGACGAGGCCGCCGCGCTCCTGGAAAGCCTGGCCATGAATCACCCCTTCGTGGACGGCAACAAGCGCACGGCCTTCTTCGCAACCGACACGTTTCTGCGCAAGAACGGCCGTTTCATCGATTGCGACAACGATGAGGCCTACGCCTTCATCATGCAGTTGTTCGCCACGAACTCATTCCGCTTTGCCCAGCTGCGCGAGTGGCTCGAGGAGAAGGTCAGGCCGTTCAGGGAGCCTTGA
- a CDS encoding oxygenase MpaB family protein, whose translation MIGDPEADAMMDELAPLGQAKLGRFIQIGMDGRDQRALREAPAALREFFRSCENVPDWVDLEGFAPGVRMFHRNSQLVLGAMVGGTLVEGFSTNIAKSFFITGRLRDQGVRRLRQNNRHMVEIFFPGGMERDSDGWKLSVRIRLIHAMVRRLLDGSDDWSSEAWGIPISAAHVGYAITAFSARLLKHLKSLGAKFDDEERASFMQVWRYSGYLMGIPESILFQDEQSALELFKIGGICEPDPDYESVALAHSLVNSAPLIAGITESDAREKLARYIFQVSRALIGTELANHLKYPRYPTPGVLWWFRMQSRYNRVMTKLFKGRLRNENQMTALLDVSNFDETGITYRLPDHVYAEESSRW comes from the coding sequence TTGATCGGCGACCCGGAAGCCGATGCGATGATGGACGAGCTTGCTCCCCTGGGGCAAGCCAAGCTGGGCAGGTTCATCCAGATCGGAATGGATGGCCGGGACCAGCGCGCGCTGCGTGAGGCGCCGGCCGCGCTGCGGGAGTTTTTTCGGTCGTGTGAAAACGTGCCTGATTGGGTCGATCTTGAAGGATTTGCCCCTGGAGTCCGCATGTTTCATCGAAACTCACAGTTGGTCTTGGGGGCAATGGTCGGCGGCACGCTCGTCGAAGGCTTCTCCACCAACATCGCCAAATCGTTCTTCATCACCGGAAGGCTGCGCGATCAGGGCGTCAGGCGACTGCGACAGAACAATCGCCACATGGTCGAAATCTTCTTCCCGGGCGGCATGGAGCGGGATAGCGACGGTTGGAAACTCTCGGTACGCATTCGGCTCATTCACGCCATGGTCCGACGGCTCTTGGATGGCTCCGACGATTGGAGCTCGGAAGCTTGGGGAATCCCCATCAGCGCCGCCCACGTGGGCTATGCCATTACGGCGTTCTCGGCACGACTCTTGAAGCACCTCAAGAGCCTTGGAGCCAAGTTCGATGACGAAGAGCGGGCCAGCTTTATGCAGGTCTGGCGCTATTCGGGATACCTGATGGGCATTCCGGAGTCGATTCTATTTCAAGACGAACAGAGTGCTCTGGAACTATTCAAAATCGGCGGTATTTGTGAGCCAGATCCCGACTACGAGTCCGTTGCTCTGGCGCATTCACTGGTCAACTCAGCGCCGCTCATCGCCGGCATCACCGAGTCGGACGCCCGGGAGAAGCTTGCCCGGTACATATTCCAGGTGTCGCGCGCGCTCATCGGCACCGAACTCGCCAACCACCTCAAATACCCCCGATATCCCACGCCGGGCGTCCTGTGGTGGTTCCGGATGCAGAGTCGATACAACCGCGTCATGACCAAGCTGTTCAAGGGTCGCCTGCGCAACGAGAACCAGATGACGGCCCTGCTCGACGTGTCGAATTTTGACGAGACCGGCATCACCTACCGCCTGCCCGACCACGTCTACGCGGAGGAGTCCTCCCGATGGTAG
- a CDS encoding MMPL family transporter gives MASATTTDLRLADRYESERAAALLEERLRGPRALAEIVIIQSDSLTVDDAAFRAKVDQVHQDIVSLGSEIISGGIDGQQISGQPFSHYYQAVAFSALIPPEQLEQLLSILVSGSQRTVLMHYTLAGDSDEATANVEELIHVVREANAADDFRVLIGGDASVAFENNELSAHDLEQGERFGVPIALIILLVLFGAVAATLLPLGMAIVAIAMALAAVGVIGQAFELIFFVTMIITMIGLAVGIDYSLLIVSRFREELSRGLGTLEAVAKAGDTAGRTVLFSGTTVVIALIGMFIVPVSFFQSLGLGAILVVVTALAATLTLLPALLAILGPRVDFLTIPFLSRFSLRNTETTGRGFWITITRAVTRFPVVSILIIGIPMIVLTSFYFGIKTGLNDVNTFPERAQTREAFIVFEEEFSFGDVSPAGILSPAEIVIDGDIGSPAVQAAIARLRQSLAEDPAFPVPPAEPEVNAAGDLALLTLPFPGKPNSREATEKMATIRDVHVAGAFEGVPAEVYVGGATAEAADFFGIVDVFTPVVFAFVLGSSFIILMLVFRSIVIPLKAIIMNLLSVGTAYGLLVLVFQRGIARDFFGFQEAEVIDAWIPLFLFSILFGLSMDYHVFLLSRIRERYDESQDNLQAVAYGLESTGRMITGAALIMVAVFGAFAAGETVVNQLVGFGLAVAVLLDATLVRSVLVPASMAVLGKGNWYLPSWLRWLPDLRVEAEDG, from the coding sequence TTGGCAAGCGCAACGACCACAGACTTACGGCTGGCCGATAGATACGAATCCGAGCGCGCCGCTGCATTGCTCGAAGAACGATTGCGCGGCCCCAGAGCCTTGGCCGAAATTGTCATTATACAGTCGGATTCTTTGACAGTAGATGATGCCGCATTCCGAGCAAAAGTGGATCAGGTTCATCAAGATATCGTCTCGCTAGGCAGCGAGATAATCTCCGGTGGAATAGATGGACAGCAGATTAGCGGACAGCCATTTTCCCACTACTATCAAGCTGTCGCGTTCAGCGCCCTCATTCCTCCGGAACAGCTCGAACAGCTGCTCTCCATTCTTGTTTCCGGCAGCCAACGGACCGTTCTGATGCACTACACGCTGGCCGGCGACTCGGACGAGGCGACCGCCAACGTCGAGGAGCTCATCCACGTCGTCCGGGAAGCCAACGCGGCGGATGATTTCCGTGTGCTCATCGGGGGCGACGCCAGCGTGGCCTTTGAGAACAACGAGCTGAGCGCGCACGACCTTGAGCAAGGCGAACGCTTCGGCGTTCCGATCGCCCTGATCATCCTGTTGGTGCTCTTCGGCGCCGTGGCCGCCACCCTGCTCCCGCTGGGCATGGCCATTGTCGCCATCGCCATGGCGCTTGCCGCCGTGGGGGTGATCGGGCAGGCCTTTGAGTTGATCTTCTTCGTCACTATGATCATCACGATGATCGGCCTCGCGGTGGGCATCGACTACTCGCTGCTAATCGTGTCGCGCTTCAGGGAAGAGTTGAGTCGGGGGCTCGGCACACTCGAGGCCGTGGCCAAAGCAGGAGACACGGCGGGGCGCACCGTGTTGTTCAGCGGCACGACGGTTGTGATCGCGCTTATCGGCATGTTCATCGTGCCGGTGTCGTTCTTCCAGTCGCTGGGGCTGGGCGCCATTCTGGTGGTGGTCACAGCGCTCGCGGCCACTCTCACGCTCCTGCCCGCCCTGCTGGCGATCCTTGGTCCTCGGGTCGACTTTCTGACCATTCCCTTCCTGTCCCGATTCTCGTTGCGGAATACCGAGACGACTGGCCGCGGCTTCTGGATCACCATCACCCGTGCCGTCACTCGCTTCCCCGTGGTGAGCATTCTCATCATCGGCATTCCGATGATCGTGCTCACGTCGTTCTATTTCGGCATCAAGACCGGGCTCAACGATGTCAACACCTTTCCCGAGCGCGCGCAGACCCGGGAAGCGTTCATCGTCTTCGAAGAGGAGTTTTCCTTCGGTGACGTCAGCCCAGCCGGGATTCTCAGCCCCGCCGAGATCGTCATCGACGGAGACATCGGCAGCCCTGCCGTGCAAGCGGCGATCGCGCGCCTCCGACAGTCGCTGGCAGAGGACCCCGCCTTCCCCGTCCCGCCCGCGGAGCCTGAAGTCAATGCCGCCGGCGATCTCGCACTGCTCACGTTGCCATTTCCCGGCAAACCCAACAGCCGCGAAGCCACCGAAAAAATGGCGACGATCCGCGACGTGCACGTGGCCGGGGCGTTCGAAGGGGTGCCCGCGGAGGTCTACGTAGGGGGCGCAACCGCCGAGGCCGCCGACTTCTTCGGCATCGTCGACGTGTTCACGCCAGTAGTCTTCGCGTTCGTGCTTGGCTCCAGCTTCATCATCCTGATGCTGGTCTTCCGGTCGATCGTGATTCCGCTCAAAGCCATCATTATGAATTTGCTCTCGGTCGGCACCGCATATGGTCTGCTGGTGTTGGTCTTTCAGCGGGGGATCGCCCGAGATTTCTTCGGCTTCCAGGAAGCGGAGGTGATCGACGCCTGGATTCCCCTCTTCCTGTTTTCCATCCTCTTCGGGCTCTCGATGGACTACCACGTCTTCCTGCTCAGCCGAATTCGCGAACGCTATGACGAGTCCCAGGACAACCTGCAGGCCGTGGCGTACGGCCTCGAGTCCACGGGCCGCATGATCACCGGCGCCGCCCTCATCATGGTCGCCGTATTCGGCGCATTCGCCGCCGGCGAGACCGTGGTGAATCAGCTTGTCGGATTCGGCCTTGCGGTGGCCGTGCTGCTCGACGCGACGCTGGTGCGGTCGGTATTGGTGCCGGCGAGCATGGCGGTGCTGGGCAAGGGAAACTGGTATTTGCCGTCATGGCTGCGGTGGCTTCCAGACTTGCGAGTCGAAGCCGAAGACGGGTGA
- a CDS encoding molybdopterin molybdotransferase MoeA, protein MPGTDTFLSVDEARTRILAAVKPLAPVSLGLAEVHGLVTAEDVTSQVDVPGFDNSAFDGYALRAADVASARADAGVSLRVVGEVAAGQAGEVHVEPETAARIMTGAPIPPGADAVLPFEDTDGVHWAQESGEANGEVRVLETAEPGENIRRRGGDVAKGDVVAPEGRLLDAAHVGVLASVDVTEVRVHPRARVAILPTGDEIVEVGDPIAPGQVRNSNAWGLTALARRYGAIAERLPIAPDTEAGLRAAIRHGRDADLLVTIGGVSMGDYDLVRDVIASAGRMNFWQINMRPGKPLAFGEIDGTPVIGLPGNPVSSMVCFELFVRPALLKLMGHSRLVNPMVQPRALEPMRSSSGKRTYVRVTVRREGDELVCAPAGEQDSFRLTSMTQGNGLAVLAEGAVIKAGDPVSVIALDEREMLLLSQPATLIP, encoded by the coding sequence GTGCCCGGCACCGACACGTTTCTGTCCGTTGACGAGGCGCGCACGCGCATTCTGGCCGCCGTGAAGCCGCTGGCCCCGGTTTCGTTGGGTCTCGCCGAGGTTCACGGGCTGGTTACCGCGGAAGACGTGACCTCCCAGGTCGACGTGCCTGGATTCGACAACTCGGCCTTTGACGGATACGCCCTGCGGGCGGCGGACGTCGCGAGTGCGCGGGCGGATGCCGGCGTGTCGCTGCGCGTGGTCGGTGAGGTCGCCGCAGGCCAAGCGGGCGAAGTGCACGTCGAGCCGGAAACCGCGGCGCGGATCATGACGGGGGCGCCCATTCCGCCGGGCGCCGATGCCGTGCTTCCGTTCGAGGACACGGACGGCGTGCACTGGGCCCAAGAGTCAGGGGAGGCCAACGGCGAGGTTCGTGTCCTGGAAACCGCCGAGCCGGGCGAGAACATTCGACGGCGCGGGGGCGATGTCGCCAAGGGCGATGTCGTCGCTCCGGAGGGCCGCCTGCTGGACGCCGCCCACGTCGGCGTGCTGGCTTCGGTGGACGTCACCGAGGTTCGCGTCCACCCGCGCGCCCGAGTCGCAATCCTTCCGACCGGCGATGAAATCGTGGAGGTCGGCGATCCGATCGCTCCGGGGCAGGTGCGCAATAGCAATGCGTGGGGCCTGACCGCGCTTGCACGGCGCTACGGCGCAATTGCCGAGCGCCTCCCGATCGCCCCCGACACCGAGGCCGGCCTGCGCGCCGCCATCCGGCATGGCCGCGACGCCGACCTCTTGGTCACCATTGGCGGCGTGTCGATGGGCGACTACGACTTGGTGCGAGACGTGATCGCCTCGGCCGGACGCATGAACTTCTGGCAGATCAACATGCGACCCGGGAAGCCCCTGGCCTTCGGGGAAATCGACGGCACGCCCGTGATCGGCCTGCCCGGGAACCCCGTGTCGAGCATGGTCTGCTTCGAGCTGTTCGTGCGTCCCGCGCTGCTCAAGCTGATGGGGCACTCGCGCCTGGTGAATCCCATGGTTCAACCACGCGCCCTGGAGCCTATGCGCAGTTCCAGCGGAAAGCGTACCTACGTGCGGGTGACCGTGCGCCGAGAGGGCGACGAGCTCGTGTGCGCGCCCGCCGGTGAGCAAGATTCGTTCCGCCTGACCTCGATGACCCAGGGCAACGGCCTGGCGGTGCTAGCCGAAGGCGCCGTGATCAAAGCCGGCGATCCGGTGTCCGTGATCGCCCTGGACGAGCGAGAAATGCTGCTGCTGTCCCAACCGGCCACGCTGATACCATGA
- a CDS encoding archease, producing the protein MPGNTGCARGHATFDHTADIGLEAWGPSFGEALAEAGLGLQAIVLHGGTVRARDTRTFRVAAEDAGALVVAWLSELLYALDVNGWLSASFEVSVDEGFRLSATAHGETLDEAHHLLGVGVKAVSYHELAVQCESDAVRIRVIVDV; encoded by the coding sequence ATGCCCGGCAACACAGGATGCGCGCGCGGCCATGCCACATTCGATCACACGGCGGACATCGGGCTCGAGGCGTGGGGGCCGTCATTCGGCGAGGCGCTTGCCGAGGCAGGACTGGGCCTCCAGGCCATCGTGCTTCACGGCGGCACCGTTCGCGCCCGGGATACGCGAACGTTTCGGGTCGCCGCCGAGGATGCGGGCGCACTCGTGGTGGCCTGGCTCAGCGAGCTGCTCTATGCCTTGGATGTTAATGGTTGGCTGTCGGCGAGCTTTGAGGTTTCAGTCGACGAAGGATTCCGGCTCTCCGCCACCGCCCATGGCGAGACGCTTGACGAAGCGCATCATCTACTCGGCGTGGGTGTGAAAGCCGTGAGCTACCACGAGCTGGCCGTGCAGTGTGAATCGGACGCCGTGCGCATCCGGGTGATCGTGGATGTCTAG
- a CDS encoding RtcB family protein has protein sequence MRVPGVIYSSETMLPTVLSDKPLEQLANVTFLPGIVGHALAMPDVHWGYGFPVGGVAATDVRDGVISPGGIGFDINCGVRLIRTNLTEGELRPRLKDALDALFRAVPAGMGTKGRIRLTHKNMDRVLRRGAAWAVDQGLGWPEDLEVAEEGGALAGADPKAVSARAKERGAGQLGTLGSGNHFLELQVVDEVFDPSAASALGIEQPGTVVVFLHTGSRGCGHQICQDYLQTFAQAPSSRAIELPDRQLACAPLRSPEGQDYLAAMACGANFAWANRQAITHWTREALSGVFGRSARSLGMEVVYDVAHNIAKIEEHVVDGEVRRVCVHRKGATRAFPPGHPELPSKYRDVGQPVFIPGDMGRASYVAVGTAGAMEQSFGSTCHGAGRVLSRSAARRRLRGVNMVERLAALGVGVRARNPRLLSEEAPDAYKNVTDVTAITHGAGISRNVARLRPVGVIKG, from the coding sequence ATGCGAGTGCCGGGCGTCATCTACTCGTCCGAAACCATGCTTCCGACGGTCTTATCCGACAAACCCCTGGAGCAGCTGGCCAACGTCACGTTCCTGCCCGGGATCGTCGGGCACGCCTTGGCCATGCCGGACGTGCATTGGGGCTACGGGTTTCCCGTCGGCGGCGTGGCGGCGACGGATGTGCGCGACGGCGTGATATCGCCGGGAGGCATCGGGTTTGACATCAACTGCGGCGTGCGGCTCATTCGTACGAACCTCACCGAGGGAGAGCTCCGCCCACGTCTCAAGGACGCGCTGGACGCACTGTTCCGCGCCGTGCCTGCCGGCATGGGGACCAAGGGCCGCATCCGCCTGACGCACAAGAACATGGATCGGGTGCTGCGCCGCGGCGCCGCGTGGGCCGTCGACCAAGGGCTCGGCTGGCCCGAGGACCTCGAGGTTGCCGAGGAGGGCGGCGCCCTTGCCGGGGCCGATCCCAAGGCGGTGTCGGCGCGGGCCAAAGAGCGCGGCGCCGGCCAACTCGGCACCCTGGGCTCGGGGAATCACTTCCTGGAGTTGCAGGTCGTCGATGAGGTATTCGATCCATCCGCCGCGTCGGCGCTTGGGATCGAGCAGCCGGGAACCGTCGTCGTCTTCCTGCACACCGGTTCCCGTGGCTGCGGCCACCAGATCTGCCAGGACTACTTGCAGACATTCGCCCAGGCGCCGTCGAGTCGCGCGATCGAGTTGCCCGATCGCCAGCTGGCGTGCGCCCCCTTGCGCTCGCCGGAAGGGCAGGACTACCTGGCGGCCATGGCGTGCGGCGCGAACTTCGCCTGGGCGAATCGACAGGCGATCACGCACTGGACGCGCGAGGCGCTCTCGGGTGTATTTGGCCGCTCGGCGCGATCACTCGGCATGGAGGTGGTGTACGACGTGGCGCACAACATCGCGAAAATCGAAGAGCACGTCGTTGACGGTGAGGTGCGCCGCGTCTGCGTGCACCGCAAGGGCGCCACGCGCGCTTTCCCACCCGGACACCCTGAGCTTCCGAGCAAATACCGGGACGTCGGGCAACCGGTGTTCATCCCTGGCGACATGGGGCGGGCGTCCTATGTGGCCGTCGGCACGGCGGGCGCGATGGAGCAGTCCTTCGGCTCCACCTGTCACGGCGCCGGCCGCGTCCTCAGCCGCTCCGCGGCGCGCCGGCGGCTACGAGGGGTGAACATGGTCGAGCGGCTTGCCGCCTTGGGCGTCGGCGTTCGCGCGCGCAATCCTCGGCTGCTCAGCGAAGAAGCTCCCGACGCCTACAAGAACGTGACCGATGTGACCGCCATCACCCACGGCGCGGGAATCTCCCGCAATGTGGCCCGGCTGCGGCCCGTGGGCGTGATCAAAGGCTAG